The stretch of DNA CCACATTGTTACCTGGGAGCTGCTCGCTACTGACATCAGATAGTGACAGAGCAACAGGACGAGGCTTCCATCAAAGCTCCAATGGCATTCTGGGTAATGAAGGTGgtcagtaaatgtgtgtgtgtgtgtgtgtgtgtgtgtgtgtgtatcaggaCTTTCTGCAGAGAGCGGGGCTGGAGGCAGACCTCTCAGCTTTCTGCCAGAAGTTTGGAtttgatttgctgtttttgatGACCATCTCCTTCAGTGACAACcaagagccaatcagagagcttGCTGTGTTCAGCCACAGCTCCACCTACAGGGAACAGGTACTACACTGTACTAACACACACTGCAATGCACACACTTgagttaccatgacaacagtaGCCCAGGTGTCCTCTCTCTACAGGTGAGCCAATACCTGGAACAGGCATGTAACCCCGCCCTCAACCTCTGTCCAATCAGCAGCCCCCACCCTCAGGTCTCAGCCTATCATCAAGGTGAGCTACAGGTTTCCATGCTAACAGCCAGTGTCAGCTGTTGAAAGGAGGTCACCGAAAACCCGAGGTTAACCCGGAATTTACCCCCCTAAGCTGAAATCCATCTTTGATGATACAGGTCCCAGATCGCTTGGTCTGAtcctggtctgtcctgtctTTCAGGAAACACATTAGCGTCACGGAAAAAGGTTCTGCCCATCATCAAGGACTTCCTGAGGGAACGGTGTGGGGATAGTTACCTGGGAgatgtggaggaagaggagtctGGGGTCCCCCCCACTCCGATGAACAGCCTAGTGGACGGGTGTCCTCTGGACAATGGTCTGCCTTACATCAGCACCCAGGACCTGGAGGAGAAGGTCAGCAAGATGGCCAACAGAGGATTGTGAAGGTTCCACCGCAGAAGGAAAAAGTTTTTCAGTCTCAAAAACCAGAACCAGGTCTGAGGTCTCTGTCCATGGGTAGAGAATCAGACTGGACGGGTTTACATCACCTCCTGGATGTCCTGGACCTCTGTGTCTGTCCATGATGCTGCAGTCTGGACCATTTAAACcaaatgctgtttatttaacAACAGCTGAGCAATGATATCactctgaactctgacctttgacttgATAGTGAATAAGAGTCACTGGACGGTCCAGGTCAAGGTTATTAGTCGCATGAAACACACAATAAAGTTTTGATAAACTGATGGTGTTTTGTGTTCAGTGGTTTAAAGCTGCAATTTTTCAGGTCAGAATGTCCCCACCTGTCCCAGCTTTGATCTCAACATCTTGTGAAAGTTCTTCTGATGAAACACTTCCTTTGGAAGTTTCACAATAAGACAAAGTCTTTCCATGGGCCACTTAACTGTGGCCCATGGAAAGACTTTATTGTGAAATGGTGAGTGGAGAGGATGAGTTTGCAGCAAAAAGAAATTGCAAAATCAAGTAACTAATgtggaaacaggaagctggTTTATTATCTGTGGCtaaacactttttattttggttttaccTATTTTTTGTCCTGGCACAAACATGGCAGCCAGTAGGACCCTGTCGTCTAGGTCACGTCATCATGAATAGCATTGATTGGCTGAGACAAGTCAAAGGGAAGCTGCTGTACTGCCTCACCTGTCTGCACAGAGCAGGTGAGTGTCGAccaatcaaacagcagctcagttgTGAAATGTAGCTGAACCTGTCAGGCAGAGACGGAGAGAAGGCGAATGAGTCCCATAGAGTCAGAGTGGGAACTCCCttagagtgagagagagagagaggaaactgacattgacacacacacacacacacacacggcatcCAGCAGGTCATATATGTTGGTCAGAACAAACTGACAGCATCGTGACATCATGAGTGGGCAGATGGAGAAGGACCCAGAGGACGAGTATGTAAACAATTTAAACAttaaggtgtgtgtttgtgtatttgtgtctgtgtatgtgtgtttcctgtACTAGCAAAAAGAGGAAGTTTGGTTGAAGTGGTACTTTTGTTACTGGCGTTCTCTCTTCCATATGGTCAGTGAAGGGGTCGCTGCAGCGCATTCAGCATTTTTTTGGTtagcaggaagtgatgtcaaCTGACTGCAGCAGACTCTTGTCTCTTGGCTTGGTCCAGGTTCAGATCCACATCAGATCTggtcttgttcttttttccaacCTCAATCTTGCCGGTCGTTGTGGATGAGGTTTCTCACCAGACACTTGGTGCCTACATTACCCACAGTGCACCTGAGCTTTAAGGTGTTTATGCCACCAGAAATTAATATGTTCTCCACCTGTGGCATATATGAGGAGCTATGAGGTTTGCTGCCAAAACCCAAAGACTGGAAACTCTGGGAGGAAGTCAGGTTTGAGTCTGCGATGAACCTGCTCAAACAGTCCAAGAACCTACTGAGGAACCAGGAGCCTGTTTCATGAACTCTGAAACCAGCAAGGGAAAAAATATCAGCACCTGAAGAACCTCTGGAGCCTTCTGGAATCTCCTTATGCAGTCGTGGAAATCCTGGAATCATTGTATGAGCTTCAACAAGCATCTGCTCTTCCTGACCTGGACTGTCTCATACTCAACCTAACCCCCACCCCTGCGAGCAAACAGGTGTGGTGAACTGGGTaggtgtgtctctgtgtctcagcTCAGTTTCAGTAACAACAAGCAGAATAAGAATGCAGCTCCGCCCCCTTCACCTGCCCAGATATCTCTGGACAGTCAGACAGGTTGGTCCAGATTGGATCCAGATTTACTGACTTCATACCAAAACTTGATGAGTGTGACAATTAAAATCTTTCAACTTCAGATCCAGGAAAAGGGAATGGAGTCGGTTCAgaaagagactgtgtgtgtctgtcatgttgtaGGTCTGTATTAAATTTGTCccttttgtctctgcaggactTGTGAAGGGGCCTCCGACCGCCACAACATCCAGGACCTGGAGCTGAGAGAGGAGTGGCAGGATGATGGCTTCCCCAGGTCTGCGCcccgacctttgaccttcatcTTAGGACACTCAGGTCTGAGGCCAAAGGGCTGATGATGGGTTGTTAACTGATGTCTTTCCTGTGTCCACTGTCTGTGTTCAGGCCTCTCCCAGAGGATTGTGGGAGtccagaggacacagagagccaatcagaaggtGAACCTGAAACTTTTTTCTACAACTTTATtgacaaacatgaaacattttactCCATCTGACTGCTAATGTGTGTCTCTTTAGTCCCATCCACCAGCCTCACCCTGGCAGGTACAATTGTGGGTAGGGCAAAGAAGCGGCTGGTGGCTCCTGCTCTCAGTTTGACCCTTAGTGGTAGAGACTCCCACGACCAGAGCAACGACGGCTTCTCTGCCGCCGCTCTGTCAGCAACACCGGATGACACGCTGTCTCTGGACATCAACCTGGAGGCTTTGGAGACGCCATCGGACAGTGAAACGGGAACTTTGCCAGACAGCACTCATGAGCTGGAGTGGGATGGTGAGACTGGTCAGCTGATCAGACCTGCTCTCTCTGGATTGGATAGTGTTGCTGCTCTAACTTATGACCTATGGCCTCTCTGTGATAGATGACCTCCCCCGAATGGGCAGGGGCAGAACTACGGGCGTGGCCAGAAGCCCTGTGGAGCAGCCTGAGAGTCTAATGGGACTGGACCAGGTGGACAGCCGGGGGCGCCGTTGGAGGAGATTCTGTATCTCCGGACACGAGTACCAGGTCGACATGAGTGTCCTGGAACCATACCTGCAGGTCCTGTCACATGGAGGTCAGAGATCAAATACACTTCTGTAATACAAACACCTGTAACACGTCTGTAATCAGCGTTGGGCACATGGTTTAAAAAAGGAATCAGTTCTAGTTTGTTACAGCACTCAAACAGTAACCGAGTTAGTAATGTAGTTACAGAAGTATTGATGGTTCATGCATGAATACCTGCCCACCTCTGGCCAGCCAATCATTATCATTCATCATGCAATTACCTCtgccacaaaaagaaaaaaaggaaactaacTCACTCCCAAAGTGAGAGGTGGAGACAGCTATTCATCAGTTCTTTGTGACCTGACACTGTAAGGGAGTCCAGTCTGGGGGGAGCAAGGCTCCCCAGAGAGCCGTTTCAGGccacaaataatttttcaagCTTTTATCAGTGCCTTTCATTGGTTGTCAGGTTACTATGGAGACGGAATGAATGCCATCATCTTGTTCACATCCTGTTACCTGCCCGAGAACACGGTGAAGGACTACCAGTACGTCATGGATAACTTATTCAGGTGAGACCTGGATCTTACTTCCTTCTGACTGACATGGACTCTTCACCTGGACTGAAGCGGTTCTGTCGTGTTCTGTTGGTGGACTTGCAGGTACATTGTGGGGACGTTGGACCTGATGGTCTCAGAGAACTACTTGCTGGTCTACCTGTGCGCCATGGCACCCAGAAATAAGCTGCCACCCATCAAATGGCTACACCAGTGCTACACCTCCATTGACAGGAGGTGCGATGGTTTCACTCAGCAGGACAGTTCTGAGTGGCGGTCACAGCGCGCTGACTCAGGAGACAAACATCTGACATGTTTTGggaaatcaaacattttatgCCATGTGAGAGACATGAAGGAAGGAAGTTTGTTGTCATGACAACGTGTAATCTGTTGTGTCTCCAGGTTGAAGAAGGACCTGAAGGGCCTGCTGGTCGTCCATCCAGCCTGGTACATCAGGGCTGTCATTACTGTGGTCAAACCCTTCATCAGGTCTGTTTGTCTGGGTAACCACGGCAACACAAGCTAGGCCTCTTTCCAAACACATCCCGATAGTCCTCCGATCCTTTGGTCTCTGGTCCTTAGTTCTCTGGTTCTCTGGAAGGAAACTAATTAGTGATCGAtgcttgacctttgacctctgtccACAGTGAGAAGTTCAGCAAGAAGATTCGATTTGTCCACAGTCTTCAGCAGCTGTCTGAGTTCATCCCCACAGACCGGCTGCAGATCCCCGAGTCCATTCGCCAGTAAGTCCCAGATCTCTACTGAAAGTCTGCTTTGGTTCTACTGCCTGTGTTCTAGTCCCAGGTTCTACTGGTGGacttgtgtctgtctgactgtcccAGACACTTAACCTGAGTGGGAATGTGGTTGAACCTGGTTGTGCCACACAGTTTCGGGTTAGGCTTGTTGAGGTGAACATCTCTGAATgtcttctgtttcctgtctgattAAAATCTCTGCTCGTCCCACAGGTTTGATGAGAAGCTGAACAGATGACGAGAACAGACCCTGAGGTTGATGGAGTGGATAGATGCTAAAGTTCAGAGGTCAGCAGTTTGGTGACCTATGACCTCCTGCCTGTACAGAAGACCCACAAAGACTCTATGCTTTTATTTATACTGTGTCTTAAGGAGGAGTTCCACACAGCGAAAGACCTTCTTCACACCAGCAGCAACTCTCCAGGGGAACCACTAAACCTGGTGTCCCGCCTGGTGTCCCGCATGGTGCACCAACTTGTCTTGCAATAAAATAATTGATCAAACATTTTGAACcagcttcatatttttttttttcttcaacaccCAAAGAGTTGGACAGTGTGAAGACGATGAGGACCATGAAGACGACACTAAAGTTCatttactctttagctatgctgctataggccttGACTGCTGGGGAGGGACTgagcatctttctctctctgtctgtctgtctctgtctctctctgtcaaccGGGGGGggtctgaggtttctgcctcttaaacgAAGTTTTTCTTGCTCTGTTGCTCTCTTTAAATAATCCAGACCTCCTCTGTATGTGCCTcaatgtaactttgctatgatttgatGCGCTATaagtaaatctgatttgatttgatgaagatgaatatGATGAAGGCAATGAAGGCTGTGAGCTCTCAATCGACAGCTCGTGAGACGTTGAGCAGGATGCGGGACGAAACGTcctgaaatgtctgaaaaaccGTGTAAGTGTATCTTTAGTTTTGTCAGGTTGTTTAAACCCAGAGagtcctggacctggactaccCAGACTGGGGCACTTCAGGATTGTAACTTGTGTCGTTTTTTTACTGCTGTGGTGTTGTTATTACTGCTGTTGCTGAGTTattgttgttaatgttattaAAGTTGTAAATGTTGtgatatttgtgttgtttttacttttgttgtgtttttgtgacttGGTACCTCTGTGTTGTTACTGTAATTGTTATTGAGTCATTGTGTTGCTATtatgttgttcttgttttgtattGAGTCCACCTGCTTCTGACGCTTCCTTTGAATTCTGTCTCTTAgttgtgttcttgttgttgttgtgcatcAGTTGTGTAGTTGTTGTCAGTCTGTTTCTATTCTTTCACTGTGAATCTGAATTATGGCCCGCGAACCCAAGGCCACGCCCCCTCGCCGGCACGGACTGTCCACGCGTCTTCTGTGCGCTCTGATTGGCTACATTCGGCCAACAGTCCGGgctgaccaatcacagagctCCGTTTAAGGTGTCCACACGTTGAGCAGATGGTGGGGGTTGTCCTCTGTCCCGGTGTCCCCGTTATAAAAAAGTCCCCCGGTCGATTGAGGCAGTTCCCCCTGTCCGTCTGTCCGCCATGGTTCTGTCCTCCGGGAAGAAGCTCCGgctcttccagctgcagctctcCGACCCCGGCAGGTCCTTCTACCGGGGGGGGGACAAAGTGTCCGGCTTCGTGCGGCTGGAAGCGGCTCAGTGCTGCAGAGTGACCGGCCTCACGGTCTCCGCCGCCGGCTGTGCTCACGTGGATCACCGCAGAGGGAGGAACCGGAAGACCCGCCGACAGGAAGTGGAGTACCTGAAGTACGAAGAGgagctgaggctggaggagcagctgagcagaGGTAACTGTCTGATTGTGATGTCACACTAATTAGGTCATTTTGTTCCTTAAACTACGATCAATAAAGTTGAGCATATTAAAGTCACCAGATTGATAATTGGTTCATCTCTTCCTGTTAATGAGTGATTGTGATCAATCATCGATCAGTCAATCAGAttagacagtgtgtgtctgcgtgtgtccTCAGATGCCGACGGCTCCTTCCTTGTCCTTCCTGGTCAAATCTACAGTTTCCAGTTCGGCTTCGAGCTTCCTGGTTCCGGGTGAGACAAACGATTGGCCGACGATCAAtcatttgattgattgttgcgGCTGATCGGTCCTCTTTTGTCCCCAGGCGTCTGGTGTCCTCCTACCAGGGGAAGTTTGGGTACGTCAGATACTACACCCGGGCTGTACTGGACTGGccttcccagcatgctttgcagTGTGAAAGAGAGTTTGAGGTGGAGGAGCCGCTGGACGTCAACCAACCGGACCTACTGGTACAAAAACCCCCAAAGACCAGACACAGTGCAGTCTGTGTGATCCAGTCTTTGTGACCCGGTCTCTCTAACTCCTCTCAGGCTCCGGCGACTGCCTCCAAACAGAAGCAGGTCACCTGTATGTTCATACCTGATGGCGCTGTGTCCATCAGCGCCAAGATCGACAGGAAGGGATTCTGTGAGGGGGAGGAGATCCAGATCCACGCCAAGTTTGAGAACACGTGTTCTCGGATCGTGGTGCCAAAGGCCGCCATCGTTGCCAAACACACATACCTTGCTGACGGCCACAGCAAAGTGAGGCTCTTCTGTTCTTCCGACCCCGGTCTTTGGTATCTGGTCTCTgatctgtgttgctgtgttcaGGTCTTGTGTCATAAACTGTCAGCGGTCCGGGGAAACCACATCATCTCTGGGATGTGCGACATGTGGCAGGGGA from Echeneis naucrates chromosome 6, fEcheNa1.1, whole genome shotgun sequence encodes:
- the bnipl gene encoding bcl-2/adenovirus E1B 19 kDa-interacting protein 2-like protein isoform X1 is translated as MSGQMEKDPEDETCEGASDRHNIQDLELREEWQDDGFPRPLPEDCGSPEDTESQSEVPSTSLTLAGTIVGRAKKRLVAPALSLTLSGRDSHDQSNDGFSAAALSATPDDTLSLDINLEALETPSDSETGTLPDSTHELEWDDDLPRMGRGRTTGVARSPVEQPESLMGLDQVDSRGRRWRRFCISGHEYQVDMSVLEPYLQVLSHGGYYGDGMNAIILFTSCYLPENTVKDYQYVMDNLFRYIVGTLDLMVSENYLLVYLCAMAPRNKLPPIKWLHQCYTSIDRRLKKDLKGLLVVHPAWYIRAVITVVKPFISEKFSKKIRFVHSLQQLSEFIPTDRLQIPESIRQFDEKLNR
- the bnipl gene encoding bcl-2/adenovirus E1B 19 kDa-interacting protein 2-like protein isoform X2, translating into MCVSLVPSTSLTLAGTIVGRAKKRLVAPALSLTLSGRDSHDQSNDGFSAAALSATPDDTLSLDINLEALETPSDSETGTLPDSTHELEWDDDLPRMGRGRTTGVARSPVEQPESLMGLDQVDSRGRRWRRFCISGHEYQVDMSVLEPYLQVLSHGGYYGDGMNAIILFTSCYLPENTVKDYQYVMDNLFRYIVGTLDLMVSENYLLVYLCAMAPRNKLPPIKWLHQCYTSIDRRLKKDLKGLLVVHPAWYIRAVITVVKPFISEKFSKKIRFVHSLQQLSEFIPTDRLQIPESIRQFDEKLNR
- the LOC115045233 gene encoding thioredoxin-interacting protein-like, whose product is MVLSSGKKLRLFQLQLSDPGRSFYRGGDKVSGFVRLEAAQCCRVTGLTVSAAGCAHVDHRRGRNRKTRRQEVEYLKYEEELRLEEQLSRDADGSFLVLPGQIYSFQFGFELPGSGRLVSSYQGKFGYVRYYTRAVLDWPSQHALQCEREFEVEEPLDVNQPDLLAPATASKQKQVTCMFIPDGAVSISAKIDRKGFCEGEEIQIHAKFENTCSRIVVPKAAIVAKHTYLADGHSKVLCHKLSAVRGNHIISGMCDMWQGKTIRVPKLRPSLLGCDIIKVDYALMIYLHIPGSEKLVLELPLVIGTIPFSGVGSRTSSMSSQAGSLSSWSSFPSGPPSYRDLRVGGQCTPLLQDYDGYEEDGGLFMRAPELNYPPPPAYSEV